Proteins from a genomic interval of Cucumis melo cultivar AY chromosome 7, USDA_Cmelo_AY_1.0, whole genome shotgun sequence:
- the LOC103493176 gene encoding B-box zinc finger protein 18-like isoform X1, translating to MRTLCDACESAAAIVFCAADEAALCRSCDEKVHMCNKLASRHVRVGLANPSDVPRCDICENAPAFFYCEIDGSSLCLQCDMIVHVGGKRTHKRYLLLRQRVEFPGDKPINLDDPSPQSKVPNEIGKVHNQPPPHKVTVEDTQQNHHRLSPVREANDDGHAETDTKMIDLNMKPHRVHGQAANNQVQMLLLISSFNSVQLFICTVASYPFGIFKMVPIS from the exons ATGAGAACACTTTGTGACGCTTGTGAAAGCGCTGCCGCTATTGTCTTTTGTGCTGCTGATGAAGCCGCCCTTTGCCGCTCTTGTGACGAGAAG GTTCATATGTGCAATAAACTTGCAAGTCGACATGTAAGAGTTGGCCTTGCAAATCCCAGTGATGTTCCCCGTTGTGATATATGTGAGAATGCACCTG CTTTCTTTTACTGTGAGATAGATGGAAGTTCCCTTTGTTTGCAATGTGACATGATCGTTCATGTTGGAGGGAAAAGGACACATAAGAGATACCTTTTGCTACGGCAGAGGGTTGAG TTTCCAGGAGACAAACCTATAAATCTTGATGATCCATCTCCACAGTCCAAGGTTCCTAATGAGATTGGTAAAGTACATAATCAGCCACCACCGCATAAAGTGACAGTAGAAGACACCCAGCAAAATCATCACCGACTATCACCTGTTCGAGAGGCCAATGATGATGGTCATGCCGAGACTGATACGAAAATGATCGATTTGAATATGAAGCCTCATAGGGTCCATGGCCAGGCTGCTAATAATCAGGTTCAAATGCTTTTACTCATCTCTTCCTTCAATAGTGTTCAACTGTTTATATGCACTGTGGCATCGTATCCATTCGGAATTTTCAAAATGGTTCCAATTTCCTAA
- the LOC103493176 gene encoding B-box zinc finger protein 18-like isoform X2: MRTLCDACESAAAIVFCAADEAALCRSCDEKVHMCNKLASRHVRVGLANPSDVPRCDICENAPAFFYCEIDGSSLCLQCDMIVHVGGKRTHKRYLLLRQRVEFPGDKPINLDDPSPQSKVPNEIGKVHNQPPPHKVTVEDTQQNHHRLSPVREANDDGHAETDTKMIDLNMKPHRVHGQAANNQDL; this comes from the exons ATGAGAACACTTTGTGACGCTTGTGAAAGCGCTGCCGCTATTGTCTTTTGTGCTGCTGATGAAGCCGCCCTTTGCCGCTCTTGTGACGAGAAG GTTCATATGTGCAATAAACTTGCAAGTCGACATGTAAGAGTTGGCCTTGCAAATCCCAGTGATGTTCCCCGTTGTGATATATGTGAGAATGCACCTG CTTTCTTTTACTGTGAGATAGATGGAAGTTCCCTTTGTTTGCAATGTGACATGATCGTTCATGTTGGAGGGAAAAGGACACATAAGAGATACCTTTTGCTACGGCAGAGGGTTGAG TTTCCAGGAGACAAACCTATAAATCTTGATGATCCATCTCCACAGTCCAAGGTTCCTAATGAGATTGGTAAAGTACATAATCAGCCACCACCGCATAAAGTGACAGTAGAAGACACCCAGCAAAATCATCACCGACTATCACCTGTTCGAGAGGCCAATGATGATGGTCATGCCGAGACTGATACGAAAATGATCGATTTGAATATGAAGCCTCATAGGGTCCATGGCCAGGCTGCTAATAATCAG GATCTATGA